A region from the Mucilaginibacter sp. CSA2-8R genome encodes:
- a CDS encoding DUF6089 family protein yields the protein MPRIAVCLFLLLLISAVRLNAQQWEVGAQLGASGYQGDLNQRNVLQVSGIAAGVSLRYNFNSHLSLKASYIRAQIEGADSTSAYQQQRDRNLSFFTPLNEVALVGEFNFFEYLPGDGIHKFTPFIYGGIAAVNYKPQAIYQGQTYDLAPLMTEGQIKPYKSTVLSIPIGAGIKYNPWRSLGITFDIGYRTAMTDYLDDVSGYYAPQSAYSTRTAYDLSDRSVNKIGGPGTQRGDLRNFDTYMVYSIGITYTILNSKCFYR from the coding sequence ATGCCCCGTATAGCTGTATGCCTTTTTTTGCTCTTGCTGATAAGCGCCGTGCGGCTCAACGCCCAGCAATGGGAGGTAGGCGCCCAGTTAGGCGCTTCGGGCTACCAGGGAGATCTAAATCAGCGCAATGTGTTGCAGGTAAGTGGTATTGCCGCCGGCGTGTCTCTGCGATACAACTTTAACAGTCATTTGTCGCTCAAAGCCAGCTACATCAGAGCACAGATAGAAGGCGCCGACAGTACATCTGCATACCAGCAGCAGCGCGACCGTAACCTTAGCTTTTTTACTCCCTTAAATGAAGTTGCGCTGGTAGGCGAATTTAATTTTTTTGAGTACTTGCCCGGCGACGGCATTCATAAATTTACACCTTTTATATACGGCGGTATTGCAGCTGTAAATTATAAGCCGCAAGCCATATACCAGGGCCAAACGTATGATTTGGCGCCGCTGATGACCGAAGGCCAGATTAAGCCATATAAAAGCACTGTTTTGTCAATACCTATAGGTGCCGGCATTAAATACAATCCCTGGCGCAGTTTAGGGATAACGTTTGACATTGGTTATCGCACTGCCATGACCGATTACCTCGATGATGTGAGTGGTTATTATGCACCACAGTCGGCCTATAGCACGCGGACAGCTTATGATCTGTCGGACCGGTCAGTTAACAAGATAGGTGGTCCCGGTACCCAACGCGGCGACTTGCGCAATTTTGATACTTATATG
- a CDS encoding NAD kinase, with product MNILVYGRQFNDTVLPYIQQVFDALAQHDAKVYVHYQLKGILEGRINMQTCCVLEKGQPLAGLINLVITLGGDGTLLDMVTLIRDSGIPVIGINFGRLGFLASVNKNDIAAAMHAVLTQQFTTEARELICICSDAEIFGENNFALNDITIHKRDDSAMITMHAYLDGEFLNTYWGDGIIISTATGSTAYSLSCGGPIIYPQTDTIVVTPVSPHNLNVRPIVLPDSCTLTFEVETRSANYLISCDSRTAVIDTNIKFDIRKAGFQLNLIRLNNESYLTTLRNKLLWGLDARNY from the coding sequence ATGAATATATTAGTATACGGCAGGCAGTTTAACGACACCGTTTTACCTTACATACAGCAGGTGTTTGATGCCCTGGCACAACACGACGCGAAGGTATACGTGCATTACCAGCTCAAAGGTATTTTAGAAGGCCGCATTAACATGCAAACCTGTTGCGTGTTAGAAAAAGGCCAGCCACTGGCCGGCTTGATTAATTTGGTGATCACCTTGGGCGGCGACGGTACCTTACTGGATATGGTAACCCTGATTCGCGATAGCGGTATACCGGTTATTGGTATCAATTTTGGCCGGTTGGGCTTTTTAGCCAGCGTTAATAAAAACGACATTGCTGCGGCCATGCATGCAGTGCTCACCCAGCAGTTTACTACCGAAGCACGCGAGCTGATCTGCATTTGCTCTGACGCCGAGATTTTTGGTGAGAACAACTTTGCGCTTAACGATATCACCATCCATAAGCGCGACGACTCGGCCATGATTACCATGCATGCCTACCTCGATGGGGAGTTTTTAAACACTTACTGGGGCGATGGTATTATTATCTCTACGGCCACAGGTTCTACGGCTTACTCGCTAAGTTGCGGGGGGCCCATCATCTATCCCCAAACTGACACTATTGTGGTTACGCCGGTATCGCCTCACAATCTTAATGTGAGGCCTATTGTGTTACCCGACTCCTGTACACTCACCTTTGAAGTTGAAACGCGAAGCGCCAATTATTTAATTTCGTGCGATTCGCGCACGGCAGTAATTGATACTAACATTAAGTTTGATATCCGCAAGGCAGGGTTTCAGTTAAACTTAATCCGCCTGAACAATGAAAGTTATTTAACCACCCTGAGAAATAAATTATTATGGGGTTTGGATGCCCGTAATTATTAA
- a CDS encoding CBS domain-containing protein: MLAIELAADKIPAVTITDTIQLALDRMVEFRVRHLPVVNDHVFLGLLAEADITEPDHLMPVSSVPQLHVNNFVYEDQHAYDVVRLFYEGQLTLVPVLDAAKNYTGVINAAAMNSFFADIAAIAQPGGIIVLEVSNNNNAMSQMAQIVESDNAQILSSYVKAFPESTRLEVTLKLNKPDISSINAAFLRYGYDVKATFNHNDGDDDSMNRFESFMNYLNM; the protein is encoded by the coding sequence ATGCTTGCAATAGAGTTAGCTGCCGATAAGATACCAGCGGTAACCATTACCGACACCATACAGCTTGCGCTTGACCGTATGGTTGAATTTCGTGTACGGCATCTGCCTGTTGTGAACGATCATGTGTTTTTAGGTTTATTAGCCGAGGCAGATATAACCGAACCCGATCATCTGATGCCGGTATCATCGGTACCGCAGCTGCACGTTAATAATTTTGTGTACGAAGATCAGCATGCTTATGATGTAGTCCGTTTGTTTTACGAAGGACAGCTGACTTTAGTACCCGTGCTGGATGCCGCTAAAAATTATACAGGCGTAATTAATGCCGCGGCAATGAACAGCTTCTTTGCCGACATTGCAGCCATAGCACAGCCCGGCGGTATTATTGTGCTCGAAGTAAGCAACAACAACAACGCCATGTCGCAAATGGCGCAGATTGTAGAGTCTGATAATGCACAGATATTAAGTTCTTACGTTAAGGCATTCCCCGAATCAACCCGGCTGGAGGTTACCCTGAAGTTAAACAAGCCCGATATATCTTCAATTAATGCCGCCTTTTTACGTTACGGGTATGACGTAAAGGCAACCTTTAATCATAATGATGGAGATGATGATTCGATGAACCGTTTTGAGTCGTTCATGAATTATCTCAACATGTAA
- a CDS encoding alpha/beta hydrolase has translation MKYVLKEEKGFIYIDEGQGEVLLLLHGLMGSLSNWEAVIDEFKDDYRVILPMLPIFDLPLITTGVRTISKEVHRFIKHKDLNNITLVGNSLGGHAGLIYAVNHPERLKSLVLTGSSGLYENAFGGSFPRRENYEFVKGKVEYTFYDPATATKDLIDEVFILINDRSKVVRLLAMAKSAIRHNMGKELHKITIPVGLIWGRNDKITPPEVAVEFNQLLPDSKLYWIDHCGHAPMMERPEEFNANLRDYLEHIKLKV, from the coding sequence ATGAAATACGTGCTTAAGGAAGAAAAAGGATTTATATATATAGACGAAGGCCAGGGGGAGGTGTTGTTGTTACTGCACGGCCTGATGGGGTCTTTAAGCAACTGGGAAGCTGTAATTGATGAATTTAAAGATGATTACCGGGTAATTTTGCCCATGCTGCCCATATTTGATTTGCCTTTGATAACCACTGGTGTCAGAACTATTTCAAAAGAGGTGCATCGCTTTATCAAACATAAAGACCTGAATAATATTACCTTAGTAGGCAATTCATTAGGAGGGCATGCAGGTTTGATTTACGCAGTAAATCATCCGGAAAGGTTGAAGTCGCTGGTTTTAACCGGTAGCTCGGGCTTGTATGAAAACGCTTTTGGCGGTTCTTTTCCGCGCCGCGAGAATTACGAGTTTGTGAAAGGAAAAGTAGAATATACGTTTTACGATCCGGCTACGGCTACCAAAGATTTAATTGATGAAGTATTTATCCTCATCAACGACCGGTCAAAAGTAGTGCGTTTGCTGGCTATGGCAAAGTCGGCTATCAGGCACAATATGGGCAAAGAGCTGCACAAGATAACCATACCTGTTGGTCTTATCTGGGGGCGGAATGATAAAATTACACCACCTGAGGTAGCGGTTGAGTTTAACCAATTGCTCCCCGATTCTAAATTATATTGGATTGATCATTGCGGTCATGCTCCTATGATGGAGCGTCCCGAAGAATTTAACGCCAATTTAAGAGATTATTTAGAACACATTAAATTAAAAGTTTAA
- a CDS encoding GatB/YqeY domain-containing protein encodes MSLTDRINQDIKQAMLAKQEAKLRGLRAIKSALLLAKTEKGATEDINEETEIKVLQKLVKQRKESADIYEAQNRPDLYQIEKEEMEVIEAYLPKQMDKAEIEVFIKDVISRVGATSVKDMGKVMGTANKELAGKADGKTISEVVKQLLA; translated from the coding sequence ATGTCATTAACCGATAGAATAAATCAGGATATTAAACAGGCCATGCTGGCTAAGCAGGAAGCTAAGCTGCGTGGTTTGCGTGCCATTAAATCTGCCCTTTTACTCGCAAAAACCGAAAAGGGTGCGACCGAAGATATCAATGAAGAAACCGAAATTAAGGTGCTGCAAAAGCTGGTTAAACAACGCAAGGAGTCTGCGGACATTTACGAGGCACAAAACCGCCCTGATTTGTACCAGATAGAGAAAGAGGAAATGGAAGTAATTGAAGCTTACCTGCCCAAGCAGATGGATAAGGCCGAGATTGAAGTATTTATAAAAGATGTGATCAGCAGGGTAGGTGCAACATCAGTAAAAGATATGGGCAAGGTGATGGGGACGGCCAATAAAGAACTGGCCGGCAAAGCCGATGGTAAAACTATATCTGAGGTGGTAAAACAATTGCTTGCCTAA
- a CDS encoding SDR family NAD(P)-dependent oxidoreductase — protein sequence MAKIALITGATAGIGEACAHLFAREGYDLILTGRRQDRLDQLAQRLNTDYNVRIAVAAFDIRVKEQVMHHLDTLPDEMKKVDVLVNNAGLSQGLDPIQKGTYEDWDTMIDTNIKGLLYVSKIVSNWMIDNGYGHIINLGSIAGKNVYANGNVYCATKAAVDALNQGMRIDLLPHGIKVTAVHPGAVETEFSEVRFKGDKDRAKKVYEGFTPLTPADVAETIWYVASRPAHVNINDLVLMPTAQATGTLIHRK from the coding sequence ATGGCTAAAATTGCATTAATAACAGGAGCTACAGCCGGAATAGGCGAGGCCTGTGCACACCTTTTTGCCCGCGAAGGGTATGACTTGATTTTAACAGGCCGCCGTCAAGACCGGCTCGACCAGCTGGCGCAGCGTTTAAACACTGATTACAATGTGCGCATTGCCGTAGCTGCGTTTGATATTCGGGTAAAAGAGCAGGTAATGCACCACTTAGACACGTTGCCCGATGAAATGAAGAAGGTAGATGTGCTGGTGAACAACGCGGGCTTAAGCCAGGGCTTAGACCCTATCCAAAAAGGCACATACGAAGATTGGGATACCATGATAGATACCAATATTAAAGGTTTACTTTATGTAAGCAAAATTGTATCTAACTGGATGATTGATAATGGCTACGGGCATATTATTAATTTGGGTTCGATTGCAGGTAAAAACGTATATGCTAATGGTAATGTGTATTGCGCTACCAAGGCTGCCGTTGATGCGCTTAACCAGGGCATGCGGATTGATTTATTGCCGCATGGTATTAAGGTAACCGCCGTGCATCCCGGCGCAGTAGAAACCGAGTTTTCTGAAGTGCGTTTTAAAGGCGATAAAGACCGTGCAAAAAAAGTATATGAAGGTTTCACGCCGCTTACACCGGCCGATGTTGCCGAAACGATTTGGTACGTAGCCTCGCGCCCGGCACACGTTAACATCAACGATTTGGTGCTGATGCCAACTGCACAGGCAACCGGAACATTAATTCATAGAAAGTAA
- a CDS encoding outer membrane beta-barrel protein, which yields MQFKKVILWVLVLASFTQARAQGWGGGADQNKISFGFSFQAIQQYYKVIRQPYWQQPLQNPDDPYGPPLTSGIAAISSRRTPGFAVGFISRYSLTEHLEARLTPALVFADRELNYTFYNPSDNTVRQVQATTVDVPLLLKIKSDKVGNVRAYLVGGVKYSMAISKQKEDLNQDFLQRKILNTRNFASYEAGIGCDIYFQYFKMSPELKIANSMGNLLIQGTNPLSSPIDKLFLHQIMFSLHFE from the coding sequence ATGCAATTTAAAAAAGTCATTCTGTGGGTACTGGTGCTGGCTTCGTTTACGCAGGCCAGGGCACAAGGCTGGGGTGGTGGTGCCGACCAAAACAAAATCAGTTTCGGCTTCTCTTTTCAGGCTATTCAACAATATTATAAGGTAATCAGGCAACCATACTGGCAACAGCCTTTACAAAATCCAGACGACCCTTACGGCCCCCCTTTGACCAGTGGTATAGCTGCGATCAGTTCGCGCAGAACGCCCGGATTTGCTGTTGGCTTCATTAGCAGATATAGCCTGACCGAGCATTTAGAAGCAAGATTAACGCCCGCGCTGGTTTTTGCCGACCGCGAATTAAATTATACGTTTTACAACCCGTCCGATAACACCGTACGCCAGGTGCAGGCTACTACTGTAGATGTGCCATTGCTTTTAAAAATTAAATCGGACAAAGTGGGCAACGTCAGGGCTTATCTGGTGGGCGGTGTAAAATATTCGATGGCCATCAGCAAGCAAAAAGAAGATTTAAATCAGGACTTTCTGCAACGCAAAATATTAAACACCCGCAATTTTGCATCGTACGAAGCAGGCATCGGTTGTGACATTTATTTCCAGTATTTTAAAATGTCGCCCGAATTAAAAATAGCCAATTCGATGGGTAATCTTTTGATACAGGGCACTAACCCGCTGTCGTCGCCTATTGATAAGTTGTTTCTGCACCAAATTATGTTTAGCCTGCACTTTGAGTAG
- the ubiE gene encoding bifunctional demethylmenaquinone methyltransferase/2-methoxy-6-polyprenyl-1,4-benzoquinol methylase UbiE, with product MSKSVTPYQNTQVTKKEQVADMFNNISKTYDFLNHFMSLGIDIIWRKIAINELKTLKPKRILDVATGTGDFAFEALSILKPEKIVGVDISAGMLDVAKQKIKKRNLSDKFEVRLGDSEKLPFTDNEFEAITVAYGVRNFENLETGLADMLRVLKPGGKVVVLEFSKPRVFPVKQLYNFYFHYITPGIGKLFSKDSRAYSYLPESVAAFPDGKDFVALMNKVGYKQTKNRPLAFGICSIYTGVK from the coding sequence ATGAGTAAGTCTGTAACGCCATATCAAAATACGCAGGTTACCAAAAAAGAACAGGTAGCTGATATGTTTAACAACATATCCAAAACATACGATTTTTTAAATCATTTTATGTCTTTGGGTATCGACATCATCTGGCGTAAAATTGCCATTAACGAGCTAAAGACCCTGAAGCCTAAACGCATATTAGACGTGGCCACTGGCACCGGCGATTTTGCCTTTGAGGCGCTGTCTATTCTTAAACCCGAAAAAATTGTGGGTGTTGATATCTCGGCCGGAATGCTGGATGTCGCGAAGCAAAAAATAAAAAAGCGCAACTTGAGCGATAAGTTTGAAGTGCGTTTGGGCGATTCTGAAAAGCTGCCTTTTACCGATAACGAATTTGAGGCCATCACAGTAGCTTACGGTGTGCGTAACTTCGAAAACCTGGAAACCGGCCTGGCCGATATGCTGCGGGTTTTAAAGCCGGGCGGAAAGGTGGTAGTACTGGAGTTTTCTAAACCCCGTGTTTTTCCGGTTAAGCAATTGTATAACTTTTACTTTCATTATATTACGCCAGGTATTGGTAAGCTTTTTTCAAAAGATTCGCGTGCTTACTCGTACCTGCCCGAGTCGGTAGCCGCTTTTCCGGACGGGAAAGATTTTGTGGCGCTGATGAACAAAGTGGGTTACAAGCAAACTAAAAACCGGCCGCTGGCCTTTGGCATCTGTTCTATTTATACAGGCGTAAAATAA
- a CDS encoding efflux RND transporter periplasmic adaptor subunit encodes MKYKLITIAFVATTLFGCSHADKPVDITAGKAKTDDKLETATVTEKALSSYVRLPGQLKPFNEVNIFAKINSFVKQLNVDRGSIVHKGQLLAALEAPEMASQVQSANARYLQAQEAANASREKYRRLKEAAKEEGAVSPLDLDNASSKMKADEAVALSERSNATSVKDVQAYLNIRAPFDGMIVQRNVSAGALVGPGKSTDQPMLVLQGTRKLRLEVMIPENYVEKVDLKQPVTFVFNALPGQSNKAYISRSSNALSSQRSEAIEIDVANKNQQLKPGMYGEVKVPLLFGAKSLLVPNNAIVRSTERIYVVKVINGKAVYADIKEGIVNDTNTEVFGNLKAGDKIVLNPGDELKEGQEIK; translated from the coding sequence ATGAAGTATAAATTAATCACTATAGCCTTTGTTGCGACAACCCTTTTTGGGTGCTCGCACGCTGATAAGCCGGTTGATATTACTGCCGGCAAGGCAAAAACCGACGATAAGTTGGAAACTGCCACCGTTACTGAAAAGGCCCTGTCTAGCTACGTGAGGCTGCCCGGGCAGCTTAAGCCGTTTAATGAGGTAAATATATTTGCTAAAATAAACAGCTTTGTGAAGCAACTGAATGTTGACCGCGGCTCCATAGTTCATAAAGGGCAATTACTGGCCGCGCTGGAGGCGCCAGAGATGGCATCGCAGGTACAATCGGCTAATGCCCGCTACCTGCAGGCGCAGGAAGCTGCTAACGCCAGCCGCGAAAAGTACCGCAGGTTAAAAGAAGCTGCTAAAGAAGAAGGGGCGGTGTCGCCGCTCGACTTGGATAACGCGTCGTCTAAAATGAAGGCAGATGAGGCGGTTGCCTTGTCCGAACGGTCTAATGCAACCTCTGTTAAAGATGTGCAGGCCTATTTAAACATCAGGGCACCGTTTGATGGCATGATTGTGCAACGTAATGTATCGGCAGGGGCGCTGGTAGGGCCAGGCAAATCAACCGACCAGCCCATGCTGGTGTTGCAGGGTACCCGCAAGCTGCGCCTGGAGGTAATGATACCCGAAAACTATGTTGAAAAGGTAGACCTGAAGCAGCCGGTGACGTTTGTATTTAACGCGCTGCCCGGCCAGTCTAACAAAGCCTACATCAGCCGGTCATCTAATGCGTTAAGCTCGCAGCGGTCGGAGGCTATTGAGATTGATGTAGCCAATAAAAATCAGCAACTAAAGCCCGGCATGTATGGCGAGGTGAAGGTGCCTTTGCTGTTTGGAGCAAAATCGCTACTGGTACCTAACAATGCTATTGTACGCTCTACCGAAAGGATTTACGTGGTTAAAGTAATTAACGGTAAAGCCGTATATGCCGATATAAAAGAAGGCATTGTAAACGACACTAATACCGAGGTATTTGGTAACCTGAAAGCCGGAGATAAAATTGTGCTCAACCCCGGCGATGAATTAAAAGAAGGTCAGGAAATTAAATAG
- a CDS encoding efflux RND transporter permease subunit: MSMVTTALKKPVTIVIVTISLLLFSVLSAIKIPIDIFPQLNMPTMYVIESYGGMSPQQMEGFFSTRLQDQFLYVNGIKSITSKNIQGLTLLKLSFYEGTDMGEASAQVALQVNRAMKFFPPGALPPQVLRFDASSLPVGQLVLSSKTRSLKDIYDLATTRVRPTFSSVAGLSAPPPFGANSRSVIINVDPNKLRSYSLTPDEVVASLAKYNVMSPSGNLRMDNTMYVTTMNSLIGNVDDFGNIPVISKNGSPVFIKDVARVSDGADVTVSYALINGKRSVYIPAVKTADASTWAVVQALKSKLPDIQSLLPDDVKVSYEFDQSVFVINAVKSLLTEGGLGAILTGLMVLLFLRDWRSSLIVVITIPVSIVIGVMLLGFFGQTINIMTLSGLALAIGILVDQATVTIENIHQHLEMGKSKKEAIYDACEEISFPLLLILLCILAVFAPSFLMTGVPKAMFLPLSLAIGLTMIVSYIIAQTLVPILSNWLINAEQYQHGHHGQLHAHAGEALDFKENGQVQSHLKNEQEHPQENDLFERIKLRFVKILDRWMPNKRLIVPVYLLVVLALALGGFLIIGKDMMPKLNNGQFQIRIKEPDGTRLERTEAKLKQVLKIIDSTSNHHVAISSGYVGLIPSSYGVSNLYVFNTGTHEAILQVNLDEDYHVNMDDFKEALRKNIAYAIPELRVTFEPIDMTEKIMSQGAATPIEVTVAGKDMGQIEAYSNKLVDKLKQVDYLRDVQINQPLKFPVVKITLDRLKLAQMGLSVSEISRSVTASTSSSRFSEKNQWLDEKAANTYQVQVQIPEYVMNNMDEIREIPLIKGQSSPVLGDVASFKTVYVPGEYDRMGPRRYLTVSANIHHKDLGRATSAVQKAIQSLGKPPKGVVTQVQGMSSLLTDTMSSLQNGLLFAILVIFLLLAANYQSVKLSLTVLSTVPAVVLGSIGALLLTGSTLNLQSYMGMIMSVGVSVANAILIVTNAEKLRLDYRDATKAAVTSASIRLRPILMTSLAMIAGMIPMASGLGEAGEQSAPLGRAVIGGLFASTIAALFILPLVFAWVQNKTTYNSPSLMPENSSSSTDLIVNHPETHEV, encoded by the coding sequence ATGTCAATGGTTACCACCGCACTGAAAAAGCCGGTTACAATAGTGATTGTTACCATCAGCCTGCTGCTTTTTTCGGTGCTTAGTGCAATAAAAATTCCGATAGATATATTCCCGCAGCTCAATATGCCTACTATGTACGTTATTGAGTCGTACGGAGGGATGTCGCCGCAGCAGATGGAAGGCTTCTTTTCTACCCGTTTGCAAGACCAGTTTTTGTACGTCAACGGTATCAAATCTATCACCAGTAAAAATATACAGGGGCTTACCCTGCTAAAGTTAAGCTTTTACGAGGGGACCGATATGGGCGAGGCCTCGGCGCAGGTGGCCTTGCAGGTAAACCGCGCCATGAAATTTTTTCCGCCCGGTGCGTTGCCGCCGCAGGTACTACGCTTTGATGCTTCATCGCTGCCGGTAGGGCAGCTGGTGCTATCCTCAAAAACCCGCAGCTTAAAAGATATTTACGATTTGGCCACCACCCGGGTGCGGCCTACGTTCTCGTCGGTAGCCGGGCTTTCCGCGCCGCCGCCGTTCGGGGCCAACTCGCGTTCGGTCATCATTAATGTTGACCCTAACAAACTGCGGAGCTACAGTTTAACACCCGACGAAGTGGTAGCCTCGCTGGCTAAGTACAATGTGATGTCGCCCTCGGGTAACCTGCGCATGGATAACACCATGTACGTAACCACCATGAACTCGCTGATTGGCAACGTGGATGATTTTGGCAACATCCCTGTTATCAGCAAAAATGGTAGTCCGGTGTTTATCAAAGATGTAGCGAGAGTGTCTGACGGTGCCGACGTGACCGTAAGCTATGCCTTAATTAATGGTAAACGCTCGGTATACATCCCTGCGGTTAAAACCGCCGATGCCTCTACCTGGGCGGTGGTACAGGCGCTTAAAAGTAAACTGCCGGATATACAAAGTTTATTGCCCGATGATGTTAAGGTATCGTACGAGTTTGACCAGTCGGTGTTTGTAATCAACGCCGTAAAAAGCTTGCTTACTGAGGGCGGCCTGGGTGCTATTTTAACCGGGCTGATGGTGCTGCTGTTTTTACGCGACTGGCGTAGTAGCTTAATTGTGGTGATTACCATTCCGGTGTCTATCGTTATCGGGGTGATGCTGTTGGGCTTTTTTGGGCAAACCATCAACATCATGACCTTAAGCGGACTGGCGCTAGCTATCGGTATTTTGGTTGACCAGGCCACGGTAACCATCGAGAACATACACCAGCACCTGGAGATGGGCAAAAGTAAAAAGGAAGCTATTTATGACGCCTGCGAGGAAATTTCTTTCCCGCTGCTGCTTATCCTGCTTTGTATACTGGCTGTGTTTGCACCTTCGTTTTTGATGACGGGTGTGCCTAAGGCTATGTTTTTACCATTGTCGTTAGCCATTGGCTTAACCATGATTGTGTCATACATTATTGCACAAACGCTGGTGCCGATACTCAGCAACTGGCTCATCAATGCCGAGCAATACCAGCACGGTCACCACGGGCAGCTGCACGCCCATGCCGGCGAGGCATTAGACTTTAAAGAAAACGGGCAGGTGCAAAGCCATTTAAAAAATGAGCAAGAACACCCGCAGGAGAATGATTTGTTTGAGCGGATTAAGCTGCGTTTTGTAAAAATCTTAGACCGTTGGATGCCGAACAAGCGGCTGATTGTGCCGGTGTATTTGTTGGTGGTGCTGGCCTTGGCATTAGGGGGCTTTTTGATAATCGGTAAAGATATGATGCCGAAGCTAAACAACGGTCAGTTCCAGATCCGCATTAAAGAGCCAGACGGTACCCGTTTGGAGCGAACCGAAGCTAAGCTGAAGCAGGTTTTAAAAATCATTGATAGTACCTCCAATCATCATGTAGCCATCAGTTCGGGTTATGTAGGTTTGATACCGAGCAGTTATGGAGTTAGTAACCTATATGTATTTAACACCGGTACGCACGAGGCCATTTTACAAGTAAACCTAGACGAAGATTACCATGTAAATATGGACGACTTTAAAGAAGCGCTGCGAAAGAACATTGCCTACGCCATACCGGAACTTCGGGTAACCTTTGAGCCGATTGACATGACCGAGAAAATTATGAGTCAGGGCGCTGCTACGCCTATTGAGGTAACCGTTGCCGGTAAGGATATGGGCCAAATTGAGGCTTACAGCAATAAACTGGTAGATAAACTTAAGCAAGTTGATTACCTGCGTGACGTGCAGATTAACCAGCCGCTCAAATTCCCGGTAGTAAAAATTACGCTCGACCGGCTCAAACTGGCGCAGATGGGTTTAAGTGTAAGCGAGATATCGCGCTCGGTAACAGCCAGTACTTCATCCAGCCGTTTTTCCGAAAAAAACCAGTGGCTGGACGAAAAGGCCGCTAATACCTACCAGGTACAAGTGCAGATACCTGAGTATGTGATGAACAACATGGACGAGATACGCGAAATCCCTTTAATTAAAGGGCAAAGCAGTCCCGTACTGGGCGATGTTGCCAGTTTTAAAACGGTTTATGTTCCGGGCGAGTACGACCGTATGGGGCCAAGGCGTTACCTGACGGTGAGCGCCAATATCCATCATAAAGACTTAGGTCGTGCTACGTCTGCCGTACAAAAGGCCATCCAATCCCTGGGCAAGCCGCCTAAGGGTGTGGTTACGCAGGTGCAAGGGATGTCGAGTTTGTTAACCGATACAATGTCGAGTTTACAGAATGGGTTGCTGTTTGCCATTCTGGTTATCTTCCTGTTGTTAGCAGCTAACTATCAGTCTGTAAAATTATCCCTCACAGTATTATCAACTGTGCCTGCAGTGGTATTAGGTTCTATCGGCGCTTTGCTGCTTACCGGCTCAACGCTTAACTTACAGAGCTATATGGGCATGATTATGTCGGTAGGGGTATCGGTAGCCAACGCTATCCTGATTGTGACCAACGCCGAAAAGCTGCGCCTGGATTACCGCGATGCTACTAAGGCGGCTGTAACCAGTGCTTCCATCCGTTTACGCCCAATTTTAATGACCAGTTTGGCCATGATAGCCGGTATGATACCCATGGCATCGGGCCTGGGCGAAGCCGGCGAGCAATCGGCACCGCTGGGCCGGGCGGTAATTGGGGGGCTGTTTGCCTCTACCATTGCGGCTTTATTTATTTTGCCTTTGGTGTTTGCCTGGGTGCAAAATAAAACCACCTACAATTCGCCATCGCTCATGCCCGAAAACTCATCATCTTCTACAGATCTAATCGTAAATCATCCCGAAACCCATGAAGTATAA